TACTCTCTCCCGCTTTTACAAAACGCTATATGCGATGATCCAGACCAGTGCGGTCAACACCAGGCCACCGATCAATGTCAAACGAGCTAGCCACTCGCGCTCCTGCTCACCAAATCCAAGACCGAAGTCCCAGATGAAGTGACGAAAACCACCAAGCATATGGTGAAGCAGAGCCCAAGTATAGCCAAACAGAACCAGACGACCGATCCAGGATCCGAAGATAGCCTGAGCGGTCTCGAATGCTTCCGGGCCACTTGCAAGAGCAATCAGCCAATAAGCCAGCAAAACTGTTCCGAAATAGAGCGCAGCTCCAGTAATACGATGCACAATGGACATAGTCATGGTGAGCATCGGACGATAAATCTGCAGATGCGGAGAAAGAGGGCGTTTGCCCTTCAGGTCGACGTCTGTCATTTCTTTAGGTCCTCGACAGGTGACGCTTGCGTAAAGGTAACCATAGGTCAGGTTCGCATTCCTGTTTCTCATAGCGACAAATTGGCGTAAGGTCAAAGCGAAAGCCGCGCAAAATGTCACAAAAACGACAAAATTCGCCTAAGGAACAAAGCAAAATCATTACGTTACGTCAGAGTAATGTACAATAGACCAGAGCATCCCAAGGCGACTCAAAATCAATATGCCCTACCCTAAGGGTTGAGGGTAAATGAAGTGTGATCCAAAAAACAAAGCCCGGCAACCATACATTGGTCACCAGGCTATCACTTATCTGTTCATTTTCTTTCAACCGGAGCTATCAACCGCGTGGCAGAAGCACCCAGACGTCGAGATCCAGAATGACGGAAGCATCATATCCTTCTTCACCCTTACCCGGCAGTTCACCACATGGCTGATCCTTGGTCGCAAACATACGAAGGCGAAGCGCACCCACATCCTCACGACCTGGCAGTTCGGCCTTGTCGATCACTTCGGACCAGGCAAAGACAGTATTACCTGCAAAGAGCGGAGCCACATGGCGACCACCATTGATGGCCGCAACATGGAAGGCATTTCCCAGACCGTTGAAGGACAAGGCGCGTGCAAGCGAGATCACATGTCCACCATAGATCAGACGACGACCAAACCGGCCCTGCCCTTCGGTGAATTGATTGAAATGCACCTTGGCAGTGTTTTGATACAGACGTGTAGCCATTTGATGTTCGGCTTCTTCCACGGTCATGCCATCAACATGGTCGATTGTCTCGCCCACTTCATAATCATCCCACATATGAACCGAACCGGATAAATCCCAATCAAACGCGTCCTTATTGAGTATCGGCACAGCATCACCAAGACTGGCAGCTTCCAGAGCCGCAGGCAAGCTTGGTACATTATTGTGACCGGTTGGCGTGGACGGATCTTTCTTGCGTACCATCACCCAGCGCACATAATCCAGAACCGTGATGCCATCCTGGTTAACGCCAGTCGAGCGCACATAGACCACACCGGTCTTGCCGTTGGAATTCTCCTTCAACCCTATTACCTCTGAAGAAGCGGACAAGCTATCACCCGGATAAACAGGCGCCAGAAAACGACACCCGGCATAGCCAAGATTGGCTACAGCATTGAGGGAGATATCCGGCACCGTCTTGCCAAAGACAATATGAAAGACAAGAAAATCATCAATTGGAGAGCGCTCATATCCCAGCCCTTGTGCAAAAGCATCCGATGACTGCACCGCAAAGCGCGATCCATAAAGCGCCGTATAAAGAGATGCATCTCCCACGCTCACAGTACGTGGGGTGGCATGACGGAGGATTTGCCCAACATTGAAATCCTCAAAATAATTGCCCGGATTGGTCTTGCTCATTCTAATCTCTCCCTCGGCCTCTTTGCCCGATCAATTGGAAACAGGCTTTCTAGGTCTCTTTCCAATTATCATATTGCACTGCACAAGCAATGTCATCCAAACCAAAGAATGAGAAGACGTGAGCAAAGGGAATGGTGGGATAATTTCATCTAGTGCAATTCCGTCTTATCTTTGACAAAGAGACTATGCTAAAATCAGTATACTTCAGTCCCTTTTCGTGAGTCTCCAATGCCCGCTCGCCAGATTTTGCTCTCTGCACTCTTTGTATCAAGCATCTCCATCGCCAATGCTGCCAATTTGGGGCCCAGGCCTTTTGCTCTGGTCGATCAAATGGAAGACAGTCCGCTGAAGGAAAAACTGCTCTCCTGCGCCAAAGAGTTTCGAACTGGCAAAGCACCGATAAAAAGCCTTTTCTCCATTGGCCATCGCGGGGCACCCTTGCAATTCCCTGAGCATAGCTTGGAAGGCTACAAGGCCGCCGCTCGCATGGGTGCCGGCATTATCGAATGCGATGTGACCTTCACCAAGGATAAGGAATTGGTCTGCCGCCATAGCCAAAATGATCTGGCAACAACGACCAATATTCTGGAAACGGATCTGGCGGCCACCTGCGCCAAGCCATTCTCACCTGCTGGTAACGGTGAAAAAGCCTCCGCAGAATGCAGGACCTCGGATATCCTGCTTTCCGAATTCAAACATCTCACCGGAAAGATGGATGCGGCCAACAAAAATGCCAGAACAGTTGAAGAGTTCTTGAACGGCACTGCCAAATGGCGCACCGATCTTTATGCAAGTCAGGGCGGAACCCTTCTCAGCCACAAAGACACTCTCGCGCTGTTCAAGGAACTTGGCGTCAAGTTCACACCCGAGCTTAAAACCCCCGCTGTCTCCATGCCTTTTGATGACATGAGTCAGGAAGATTATGCGCAAAAGCTGGTCGATGAATATATCGATGCTGAAATTCCACCATCCGATGTCTGGCTGCAGAGCTTCAATCTTGCCGATATCCAATATTGGATCGAGAATGAACCGGACTTTGGCAAGCAGGCCGTCTTCCTTGATGGCCGCGCCCGTGATGGATTGAACCCAGACAATCCGGAAAGCTTCAAACCGTCCATGGCAGAGCTGAAGGAAATGGGCGTCAACTATATTGCGCCACCGATCTGGATGCTGCTCAAGACGCAAGGCGAGAGCATTGTGCCGTCCGCTTACGCAAAGGCAGCCAAGGAAGCGGACATCAATATCATTACCTGGTCATTGGAGCGCTCAGGCTCTTTGAACAATGGCGGCGGCTGGTATTATCAGACAGTGAAAAAGCTGATCAAAAAAGACAGCGACATGCTCAAAGTTCTGCATGTGCTTGCACAAGATGTCGGTGTGAAAGGCGTCTTTTCCGATTGGCCAGCAACAACCAGTTTCTATGCCAATTGCATGGGCCTGGAATAAGATCGGCTTAACGACCCACCTAGCCGTCCTAATCAAAAAAGGCGATCCGGAAAAGATTGCCTTTTGCATTTTTAACGCGCTTTCAGCATGCGTCCAATCGCCGTGCGTTTGGCAAGATGACGATGACCCAAACGACAAATCTTGTCATTGGAGTTTTTGGTCAACCCCTTGGCTTTCATATAGGCCTGCACTTTCTTCAGCACTTGCTGTCCGTATTGACGCCCCTGCGATCCTAAATGCTGCCACTGAGGGTTTGAAAGCTTGTATTTCTTCTGAATTGCCCAGCCAGCGCTTCGAACCGCCATCCGATCTTCTTTCAGACTGTTACAGCCCTTGGCAAAGAACATCGCAAATCCGGTATTCTCAGCCCATTTATTGAAGGCTTTCTTGGGCTCTCCCGAAATCTCATAGAATTTCTTTTGACCTGCTGCGTCAGCAGTATGGCTGACGACAAGAACCATCGACCAGGCCATGATCAATGCTGCAATAATTTGTTTCATCACTTAAAATCGATCTTCTCAAAACAAAAAAAGTGCGCTCTAGAGCGCACCCAGCTTAACATCCCTGTCATAGACAAAATCATCACTCACTTCTTTGACGACTGCCTGTCCACAACGCATCTTGTTCGTGGATGGATCGAAGGCATAAGTGGGAGAGCCATATAGCTCCCATCCCTTGGTCAGGGCCTCTGTTACCTTGTGGCAAAAAACAGCATCATCTTCTTCAGTGAGTAAACGATAAACCTGCATGACTATTGCTCATCCTGTTTGGTAATTGCATCGGCAATCTCGACCACGCGACGGGCCATTTCAGCGTGCAATCGTTCTACCATTTTGCCGTTGATTGTCATCACATTTTTGGACTGATTTTCTGGTGCATCAAAGGCATCAATGATCTCCCGGCTACGAGCAATTTCTTCCTCGCTTGGAGAAAAGATCCGGTTGCAATCAGCAATCTGTTTCGGGTGAATGATGGTCTTGCCATCCATACCCATTTCCGCGCCCTGCTCACATTCTGCAATGAAACCTTCCGCATCGGTGAACTGGTTATAAACCCCGTCAATGATGTCGATTTCATAGGCACGTGCAGCGGCCAGACATTGCATCAACCACGGCATCATAGGCGCACGTCCCGGGATCAGAGCAGCGCGAGTTTCCTTCGACAAGTCATTGGTTCCCATGATGAAACAGGAAAGGCGAGACCCATGATACTCCAATTTGGAAGAGGAAATTTCCAGTGCACGCACCATGGCTCCTGGAGTTTCCATCATGGCCCAGATTTTCAGATCCTGGCTAGCATGCGCATCATTAAGCTTGCGGCCAATAGCATAGACATCCTCGGCACAATCCACCTTTGGCACCAGTACCGCATCCGGCCGGGCTTCAATTACACCAGCCAAATCTTTTTCACCCCACGGGGTGTCCAGACCGTTCATGCGGATGACCACTTCACGATGTCCAAAGCCACCCTCTTTCACCGCTTCGACCACCTGTTCACGAGCCATGTCTTTTTGGTCTGGCGCGACAGAGTCTTCCAGATCAAGCAGCAACACATCGACCGGCAGGGTCTTTGCTTTTTCCAGTGCACGAGCATTTGACCCGGGCATATAAAGAGCGGTACGACGAGGACGGAAACTCATTGGTCTTTCTCCCTGAAAACGAGAAGGTCTTGTTGCACTGCAAGATAAACAGCTTGGATCAACTTAGCTACCCCCTTCGTTAGACCAATTGAAGTTATCGCAATAACCAATCCGCATGGCAAAAACCATGCATCACCTTTGTTTTGATGCGGATCCTTTTCCCGAAAGTCGGACAACTTTCAGAGGATGCGTTTCTTAAGGACGGAACAAGATTATGAAAAAAGCAGATCTGGTGATCATAGGCGGAGCCATCGTCGGTGCATCTGTTGCTTATTTCCTCAAGAAAGACCTGGGTTTTACCGGCTCGGTCGTGGTGGTGGAGCGCGATCCCACCTATGCCAAAAGCTCGACAACCCTGTCGGCGGCATCCATTCGCCAGCAATTCTCCACCCCGCAGAATATCGCTCTGTCCCAGTTCGGTCTGAAATTCATTCATGAGCTCAAGGACCGCTTTGGCCCGGACGCTGATATCGGTTTTCATGAAGGTGGTTATCTGCTGCTGGCCTCCGAGGCCGGCCTTCCTGTCCTGAAGCAAAATCACGAAGTACAAATGGCAGCAGGCGCCGACATCGATCTGATGAGCCCGGAACAACTCAAAGCCACCTTCCCATGGATGAATGTCGACGATCTGGCGGGCGGCTCCTATGGCCGATCCGGCGAAGGCTGGTTCGATGCTCATATGCTTCTGGATCTGGTGCGCAAAGGCGCCATTGCGGCTGGTGCAGAATTCATCAAGGATGAAGTTGTCGGTTTCACGCGCGAAGGCAATAAGGTCACCGGCGTGAAACTGGCGTCTGGCAGCACCATTGCCTGTAGCGCCGCAGTGAATTGCGCCGGACCTAATGCAGGCACCGTGGCTAGCTATCTTGATATTCCGCTGCCAATCGAACCACGCAAACGCACTGTTTTCGTGATTGACTGCAAGACCCCTCATCCAAACATGCCATTGATGGTCGACACATCCGGCGTTTATATTCGCCCGGAAGGTGACTTCTATATTTCCGGAGTATCGCCGGGAGCAGAACGCGATATCGCGGTGAATTGCGAAGATGTCGATCCGCATTACGATCTGTTCGAAGAGGTCATCTGGCCATCTCTCTATGAGCGCATGCCCGGCTTTG
The Cohaesibacter gelatinilyticus genome window above contains:
- a CDS encoding DUF1737 domain-containing protein; amino-acid sequence: MQVYRLLTEEDDAVFCHKVTEALTKGWELYGSPTYAFDPSTNKMRCGQAVVKEVSDDFVYDRDVKLGAL
- a CDS encoding glycerophosphodiester phosphodiesterase family protein, with the translated sequence MPARQILLSALFVSSISIANAANLGPRPFALVDQMEDSPLKEKLLSCAKEFRTGKAPIKSLFSIGHRGAPLQFPEHSLEGYKAAARMGAGIIECDVTFTKDKELVCRHSQNDLATTTNILETDLAATCAKPFSPAGNGEKASAECRTSDILLSEFKHLTGKMDAANKNARTVEEFLNGTAKWRTDLYASQGGTLLSHKDTLALFKELGVKFTPELKTPAVSMPFDDMSQEDYAQKLVDEYIDAEIPPSDVWLQSFNLADIQYWIENEPDFGKQAVFLDGRARDGLNPDNPESFKPSMAELKEMGVNYIAPPIWMLLKTQGESIVPSAYAKAAKEADINIITWSLERSGSLNNGGGWYYQTVKKLIKKDSDMLKVLHVLAQDVGVKGVFSDWPATTSFYANCMGLE
- the sdhC gene encoding succinate dehydrogenase, cytochrome b556 subunit, whose protein sequence is MTDVDLKGKRPLSPHLQIYRPMLTMTMSIVHRITGAALYFGTVLLAYWLIALASGPEAFETAQAIFGSWIGRLVLFGYTWALLHHMLGGFRHFIWDFGLGFGEQEREWLARLTLIGGLVLTALVWIIAYSVL
- a CDS encoding NAD(P)/FAD-dependent oxidoreductase — translated: MKKADLVIIGGAIVGASVAYFLKKDLGFTGSVVVVERDPTYAKSSTTLSAASIRQQFSTPQNIALSQFGLKFIHELKDRFGPDADIGFHEGGYLLLASEAGLPVLKQNHEVQMAAGADIDLMSPEQLKATFPWMNVDDLAGGSYGRSGEGWFDAHMLLDLVRKGAIAAGAEFIKDEVVGFTREGNKVTGVKLASGSTIACSAAVNCAGPNAGTVASYLDIPLPIEPRKRTVFVIDCKTPHPNMPLMVDTSGVYIRPEGDFYISGVSPGAERDIAVNCEDVDPHYDLFEEVIWPSLYERMPGFDAIKMANAWAGHYEYCTLDQNPVIGAHPEIENFYIAAGFSGHGLQHAPGTGLAIGELFLHGAYKTLDPSIFGYERIISGTPVRELNVI
- a CDS encoding DUF5333 family protein, which gives rise to MKQIIAALIMAWSMVLVVSHTADAAGQKKFYEISGEPKKAFNKWAENTGFAMFFAKGCNSLKEDRMAVRSAGWAIQKKYKLSNPQWQHLGSQGRQYGQQVLKKVQAYMKAKGLTKNSNDKICRLGHRHLAKRTAIGRMLKAR
- a CDS encoding HpcH/HpaI aldolase/citrate lyase family protein; amino-acid sequence: MSFRPRRTALYMPGSNARALEKAKTLPVDVLLLDLEDSVAPDQKDMAREQVVEAVKEGGFGHREVVIRMNGLDTPWGEKDLAGVIEARPDAVLVPKVDCAEDVYAIGRKLNDAHASQDLKIWAMMETPGAMVRALEISSSKLEYHGSRLSCFIMGTNDLSKETRAALIPGRAPMMPWLMQCLAAARAYEIDIIDGVYNQFTDAEGFIAECEQGAEMGMDGKTIIHPKQIADCNRIFSPSEEEIARSREIIDAFDAPENQSKNVMTINGKMVERLHAEMARRVVEIADAITKQDEQ
- a CDS encoding MaoC family dehydratase; amino-acid sequence: MSKTNPGNYFEDFNVGQILRHATPRTVSVGDASLYTALYGSRFAVQSSDAFAQGLGYERSPIDDFLVFHIVFGKTVPDISLNAVANLGYAGCRFLAPVYPGDSLSASSEVIGLKENSNGKTGVVYVRSTGVNQDGITVLDYVRWVMVRKKDPSTPTGHNNVPSLPAALEAASLGDAVPILNKDAFDWDLSGSVHMWDDYEVGETIDHVDGMTVEEAEHQMATRLYQNTAKVHFNQFTEGQGRFGRRLIYGGHVISLARALSFNGLGNAFHVAAINGGRHVAPLFAGNTVFAWSEVIDKAELPGREDVGALRLRMFATKDQPCGELPGKGEEGYDASVILDLDVWVLLPRG